In one window of Azospirillum ramasamyi DNA:
- a CDS encoding DoxX family protein, giving the protein MTNHATSSSGYGAGAGAATAGQDALLLAARVLLGAIFVQSGFGKLMALGGFIAGLESQGVPMAAVMGTIGALVEAFGGLAVVLGAWTRLAALLVAAFTVAATLIAHRYWDAAPEAMKMQQIQFMKNVAIIGGLLALVAAGGGRFSIDGWRSRR; this is encoded by the coding sequence ATGACCAACCATGCGACATCGTCGAGCGGGTACGGTGCGGGTGCGGGAGCCGCCACGGCCGGACAGGATGCGCTGCTTCTAGCGGCCCGCGTCCTGCTCGGCGCGATTTTCGTGCAGAGCGGGTTCGGCAAGCTGATGGCGCTCGGCGGCTTCATCGCCGGGCTGGAGAGCCAGGGCGTGCCGATGGCGGCGGTGATGGGCACCATCGGCGCGCTGGTCGAGGCGTTCGGCGGGCTGGCGGTGGTGCTGGGCGCCTGGACCCGGCTGGCGGCGCTGCTGGTCGCGGCCTTCACCGTCGCCGCCACCCTGATCGCCCACCGCTATTGGGACGCCGCGCCGGAGGCCATGAAGATGCAGCAGATCCAGTTCATGAAGAACGTCGCCATCATCGGCGGCCTCCTGGCGCTGGTGGCGGCGGGCGGCGGGCGCTTCAGCATCGACGGCTGGCGGTCCCGCCGCTGA
- a CDS encoding DMT family transporter: MPQTSASQASLPSDGAAAASILPPVQLLAGLGLAVAGVVAFSLKPVIIKLAYRYNVDPVTLIMLRMVFALPFFLAMALWPGAGKGERAPVSPRDLALTIVLGVTGYYAASVCDFLGLRYVSAGMGRLLLFLYPTIVVLLSAMFLGKRIGLREVVALVVSYAGVALVVWSEVGIGHPNLMAGAGLVFMGAFLYSVYLVGSSRVVQRMGAMRFTAYAMTAACLCCILQFVVLRPLSALELPLPVYGLSAVMAVVCTVLPVLMTAEALRRIGPNLVALSGALGPVAAAVFGYLMLAEPMGVLQLAGATLTVAGVTIITLWKTG, encoded by the coding sequence TTGCCCCAGACCAGCGCATCCCAGGCCAGCCTGCCGTCCGACGGCGCCGCCGCGGCCTCCATCCTGCCGCCGGTCCAGTTGCTGGCCGGACTCGGGCTTGCCGTGGCGGGGGTTGTCGCCTTTTCCCTGAAGCCGGTCATCATCAAGCTGGCCTACCGCTACAATGTCGATCCGGTGACGCTGATCATGCTGCGCATGGTCTTCGCGCTGCCCTTTTTCCTCGCCATGGCCCTGTGGCCGGGCGCGGGGAAGGGGGAGCGGGCGCCGGTTTCCCCACGCGACCTCGCCCTGACCATCGTACTTGGCGTCACCGGCTATTACGCCGCCAGCGTCTGCGATTTCCTGGGGCTGCGCTATGTGTCGGCCGGGATGGGGCGGCTGCTGCTGTTCCTCTACCCGACCATCGTCGTCCTGCTGTCCGCCATGTTCCTGGGCAAGCGGATCGGCCTGCGCGAGGTGGTGGCGCTGGTCGTCTCCTATGCCGGCGTCGCGCTGGTGGTGTGGTCGGAGGTTGGGATCGGCCATCCCAACCTCATGGCCGGGGCCGGGCTGGTCTTCATGGGTGCCTTCCTTTATTCGGTCTATCTGGTGGGCAGCAGTCGGGTGGTGCAGCGTATGGGAGCCATGCGCTTCACCGCCTATGCGATGACGGCGGCCTGCCTGTGCTGCATCCTGCAATTCGTCGTGCTGCGGCCCTTGTCGGCGCTGGAACTGCCGTTGCCGGTCTATGGGCTGTCGGCGGTGATGGCGGTGGTCTGTACCGTGCTGCCGGTGCTGATGACGGCGGAGGCGCTGCGGCGGATCGGCCCCAATCTGGTGGCGCTGAGCGGCGCCCTCGGTCCGGTGGCCGCCGCCGTCTTCGGTTATCTGATGCTGGCGGAGCCGATGGGCGTGCTGCAACTGGCTGGCGCGACCCTGACGGTGGCCGGCGTCACGATCATCACCTTATGGAAGACAGGCTGA
- a CDS encoding 2-keto-4-pentenoate hydratase, which yields MTVTHPIGLSAPTLADPVIAEAAARFVAARRSATGLDAFPGPLPADLATAYAIQATATAAWPDEVAGWKVARVPPALEEALGAMRYIGPIFAGTVEAADGGALSFPVIAGGFGAVEAEFAVRIAADAPADKLDYSPAEAAAFIAAVHAAVEVAGGPLAPVNELGPTASTAVFGNNSGLIVGEEIAGGIEGADALRAEVLIGGQSVGVGSAAKLPGGIAAAVAVALRMAVRLGRPLKAGQWVSTGALTGVHSIAIGQQARITFTGLAPMSGTAVAAVPAA from the coding sequence ATGACCGTCACGCACCCCATCGGGCTGAGCGCCCCGACCCTGGCCGACCCGGTGATCGCCGAGGCCGCCGCCCGCTTCGTCGCCGCCCGCCGCAGCGCCACCGGGCTCGACGCGTTTCCCGGCCCGCTGCCGGCGGATCTCGCCACCGCCTACGCCATTCAGGCGACGGCGACCGCGGCCTGGCCCGACGAGGTCGCCGGCTGGAAGGTGGCGCGGGTGCCGCCGGCCCTGGAGGAGGCCTTGGGCGCCATGCGCTACATCGGCCCGATCTTCGCCGGCACGGTGGAGGCCGCCGATGGCGGGGCGCTGAGCTTTCCGGTGATCGCCGGCGGATTCGGCGCGGTGGAGGCGGAGTTCGCGGTGCGCATCGCCGCCGACGCCCCCGCCGACAAGCTGGACTACAGCCCGGCGGAGGCCGCTGCCTTCATCGCCGCCGTCCATGCCGCCGTCGAGGTGGCGGGCGGCCCGCTGGCCCCGGTCAACGAATTGGGGCCGACCGCCTCGACCGCCGTCTTCGGCAACAACAGCGGCCTCATCGTCGGCGAGGAGATCGCCGGCGGCATCGAAGGTGCCGATGCCCTGCGGGCCGAGGTGCTGATCGGCGGGCAGAGCGTCGGGGTCGGCAGCGCCGCCAAGCTGCCGGGCGGCATCGCGGCCGCGGTCGCGGTGGCGCTGAGAATGGCGGTCCGGCTGGGCCGGCCGCTCAAGGCGGGGCAATGGGTGTCCACCGGCGCCCTGACCGGCGTGCATTCCATCGCCATCGGCCAGCAGGCGCGGATCACCTTCACCGGCCTTGCTCCGATGAGTGGCACTGCCGTCGCGGCGGTTCCCGCCGCCTGA
- a CDS encoding acetylornithine deacetylase/succinyl-diaminopimelate desuccinylase family protein, with product MRSDTDAATSQLFRRIEARRDDLVALTQALIRIPTVNPPGDVYTDCAELIGRRLAARGFAVEYVRAEGAAGDSDRYPRTNVVARIEAPRPGPCVHFNGHIDVVPAGQGWTVDPFGGVVRDGRVYGRGACDMKGGIAASIIAVESLLEEGLLTAGALEISGTVDEESGGYGGVGHLAKLGYFSRPRVDHVIIPEPLNVDRVCIGHRGVWWAEIETKGRVAHGSMPFLGNCAVRHMGAVLHRIETELIPRLAAKRTDMPVVPEGARQSTININAIHGGQREDHDGLPSPMVADRCRMVIDRRYLIEEDPEAVRGEIVAILEDLRRSRSGFDYELREVLAFLPTMTDADAPVVRAVAAAIETVLGRPARHVVSPGTYDQKHVVRVGQLKDCIAYGPGILDLAHQPDEWVGIEDMVHSAQVMALATLGLMNGDDGLPF from the coding sequence ATGCGCTCCGACACCGACGCCGCAACCAGCCAGCTGTTCCGCCGGATCGAGGCACGGCGCGACGATCTGGTCGCCCTGACCCAGGCGCTGATCCGCATCCCGACCGTCAATCCGCCCGGCGACGTCTATACCGACTGCGCCGAGCTGATCGGCCGGCGGCTGGCGGCGCGCGGCTTTGCCGTGGAGTATGTGCGGGCGGAGGGCGCGGCCGGCGACAGCGACCGCTACCCGCGCACCAACGTCGTCGCCCGAATCGAAGCGCCGCGGCCGGGGCCTTGCGTGCATTTCAACGGCCATATCGACGTGGTGCCGGCCGGCCAGGGCTGGACCGTCGATCCCTTCGGCGGGGTGGTGAGGGACGGGCGGGTCTATGGCCGCGGCGCCTGCGACATGAAGGGCGGCATCGCCGCCTCGATCATCGCCGTCGAATCGCTGCTGGAGGAAGGGCTGCTGACCGCCGGCGCGCTGGAGATCTCCGGCACGGTGGACGAGGAATCGGGCGGTTACGGCGGTGTCGGCCATCTGGCGAAGCTCGGCTATTTCTCCCGGCCCCGCGTCGACCACGTCATCATTCCGGAGCCGCTGAACGTCGACCGCGTCTGCATCGGCCACCGCGGCGTCTGGTGGGCGGAGATCGAGACCAAGGGCCGCGTCGCCCACGGCTCCATGCCTTTCCTCGGCAACTGCGCGGTGCGCCACATGGGCGCCGTTCTGCACCGGATCGAGACGGAACTGATCCCCCGCCTCGCCGCCAAGCGCACCGACATGCCGGTGGTTCCGGAGGGGGCGCGCCAGTCCACCATCAACATCAACGCCATCCACGGCGGCCAGCGCGAGGACCATGACGGCCTGCCCAGCCCGATGGTGGCGGACCGCTGCCGCATGGTCATCGACCGCCGCTACCTGATCGAGGAGGATCCCGAGGCGGTCCGCGGCGAGATCGTCGCCATCCTGGAGGATCTGCGCCGCAGCCGTTCCGGCTTCGATTACGAGCTGCGCGAGGTGCTGGCCTTCCTGCCGACGATGACCGACGCCGACGCCCCCGTGGTGCGGGCGGTGGCCGCCGCCATCGAAACCGTTCTCGGCCGCCCGGCCCGGCATGTCGTCTCCCCCGGCACCTACGACCAGAAGCATGTGGTCCGCGTCGGCCAGTTGAAGGACTGCATCGCCTACGGCCCCGGCATCCTCGACCTCGCCCACCAGCCCGACGAATGGGTCGGCATCGAGGACATGGTCCATTCGGCCCAGGTTATGGCGCTGGCGACGCTGGGGCTGATGAACGGCGACGACGGTTTGCCGTTCTGA
- a CDS encoding response regulator produces MTILIVEDEPLIAMSLEDVLSDQGAICLGPVGSIDSALEIIAANRFDIALLDINLRGQKIDPVADRLAEIGIPFIFTTGHGEDGLPKSHRHRPVIAKPYSDTTVIDTLLQCRTQSDPTSADFPG; encoded by the coding sequence TTGACCATTCTGATCGTCGAGGACGAACCTCTGATTGCGATGAGCTTGGAAGATGTGCTGAGCGACCAGGGCGCCATCTGCCTCGGTCCCGTCGGCTCGATCGACAGCGCTCTGGAAATCATCGCAGCGAACCGCTTCGACATCGCGTTGCTCGACATCAACCTGCGAGGCCAGAAGATCGATCCGGTTGCGGACCGTCTGGCCGAAATCGGCATCCCATTCATTTTCACCACCGGCCATGGCGAGGATGGGCTGCCCAAGTCGCACCGCCACCGTCCGGTGATCGCAAAGCCCTACAGCGACACGACCGTGATCGACACGCTGTTGCAGTGCCGGACGCAAAGCGATCCGACTTCCGCGGACTTCCCTGGATGA
- a CDS encoding ABC transporter permease → MAKDGAAVETARIDAGPENGGWRIGAAGRWTLPAAGAASDALDQAPKPERGAGVRLDLSRVEALDTVGAYLLNRLADRLQAEGHSVEVVGLRPEHAALFGAVRDAGKAPHHPVERDHHPILDMVFRTGQTTVNAGRELLNLIGFLGLVTVTFARLIRHPSRLRLTSVLFHIEQTGLNALPILGLLSFLIGVVLAFQGADQLKRFGAELYVVNLLGISVLREIGILMTAIIVAGRSGSAFTAQIGTMKVNQEIDAIGTMGLDPIELLVVPRALALMISLPLLAFYADVMGLFGGAVMAYATLDITFGQFIRQLHSAVGINTVIAGLIKAPVFALVIAMVGCYEGLKVSGSAESVGIMTTKSVVEGIFLVIVIDAVFSVVFSMLGV, encoded by the coding sequence TTGGCGAAGGACGGAGCGGCGGTCGAGACGGCCCGGATCGATGCCGGGCCGGAGAACGGCGGGTGGCGGATCGGCGCCGCCGGGCGCTGGACGCTGCCTGCGGCCGGGGCCGCGTCTGATGCGCTGGACCAAGCGCCGAAGCCGGAGCGCGGTGCCGGCGTACGGCTCGACCTGTCGCGGGTGGAGGCGCTCGACACCGTCGGCGCCTATCTGCTGAACCGGCTGGCCGACCGCCTGCAGGCGGAAGGGCATTCGGTTGAGGTGGTCGGGCTGCGGCCGGAGCATGCCGCCCTGTTCGGCGCGGTGCGCGATGCCGGCAAGGCGCCGCACCATCCGGTCGAGCGCGACCATCACCCCATCCTGGACATGGTCTTCCGCACCGGCCAGACGACGGTGAACGCCGGCAGGGAACTGCTGAACCTCATCGGCTTTCTCGGCCTCGTCACCGTCACCTTCGCCCGGCTGATCCGGCACCCGTCGCGCCTGCGCCTGACCTCCGTCCTGTTCCATATCGAGCAGACCGGCCTGAACGCCCTGCCGATCCTGGGGCTGCTGTCCTTCCTGATCGGCGTGGTTCTGGCCTTCCAGGGAGCCGACCAGTTGAAGCGCTTCGGGGCGGAGCTGTATGTGGTCAACCTGCTGGGCATCTCCGTCCTGCGCGAGATCGGCATCCTGATGACGGCGATCATCGTCGCCGGCCGTTCCGGCTCCGCCTTCACCGCGCAGATCGGCACCATGAAGGTGAACCAGGAGATCGACGCCATCGGCACCATGGGCCTCGACCCGATCGAACTGCTGGTGGTGCCGCGGGCGCTGGCCCTGATGATCTCGCTGCCGCTTCTGGCCTTCTACGCCGACGTGATGGGGCTGTTCGGCGGCGCGGTGATGGCCTATGCCACGCTGGACATCACCTTCGGGCAGTTCATCCGCCAGCTTCACAGCGCCGTCGGCATCAACACGGTGATCGCCGGGCTGATCAAGGCGCCGGTCTTCGCCCTGGTGATCGCCATGGTCGGCTGCTACGAGGGGTTGAAGGTTTCCGGCAGCGCCGAAAGCGTCGGCATCATGACCACCAAGTCGGTGGTGGAGGGCATCTTCCTGGTGATCGTCATCGATGCGGTGTTCTCCGTCGTCTTCTCCATGCTGGGGGTGTGA
- a CDS encoding bifunctional diguanylate cyclase/phosphodiesterase, with the protein MLQSDRLLTQEEEHRFATRVEEIHGQMADRLQVYQQVARSAASLVMTFPDLHWTQWNRFVEALDMPRRYPGIISVAYARAVPATGSGELVAAMRAAGLTNFRIWPESAGAERVVNIFTAPVDEANVRAVGFDMMSEATRRSTIERARDSGEPAATRAITLKIDEAAGAKPALILYQATYRGDPLPPSLEARQASFTGVVAVPVRIGSLVDGLVDEKRPDIGPDAGPDAGPDTGPDTGIEIYDVPPAEAEFPLYRSRRPLETTAAISLTRELPVGGRVWTVRYDSLPDGVLTAHEWVPGALLVGGIALSIALSLILRMMLATHSRAVELAGRMTASLRLQEAERQQLFTQAPLGIALVGTNGLLTDCNPAFGAAAGLAREELLGTDLRLRFGDQGSVFALEAALQGESGRLESDQPLVLGGRRSHFSLHFQPVILAEELKFVLAFAEDIGEKRRAEQHIQYLAHFDALTGLPNRILLFDRIAQALREARREGSKVAVLFIDLDRFKVINDSLGHSFGDEVLRSVARRLRSGLRESDTVGRLGGDEFLIVLRRVMEPGDAASVAEKVVAHLASPFTVGGQNFVVTPSIGISLYPDDAEDPEGLIRCADIAMYHAKERGRNGFRFVTREMGARSRERMDLEASLRKAIREGQLFLVYQPQVDTLTGRVVGLEALIRWRHPEEGLILPGRFLPVAEETGLVLAMGDWVLFEACEQIRRWRSRLGLSIPVAVNVSGAQFRDGQLPAKVARALDANGLSGPELEIEVTESTLIDDVESAAATLEALKQRGVLIALDDFGTGYSSLSYLHRLPIDKLKIDRSFIHDLSTGASDASVPRAIVGLGRSLGLSVIAEGVETQEQLQLLRDLACESYQGFLFSRPIPAEEVERLLGRQGAAHAVAVE; encoded by the coding sequence ATGCTCCAGTCCGATCGCCTGCTGACCCAGGAGGAGGAGCACCGCTTCGCCACGCGGGTCGAGGAGATTCACGGCCAGATGGCCGACCGGCTGCAGGTCTATCAGCAGGTCGCCCGCAGTGCCGCGTCGCTGGTGATGACCTTCCCCGACCTGCATTGGACGCAGTGGAACCGCTTCGTCGAAGCGCTGGACATGCCGCGGCGCTATCCCGGCATCATTTCCGTCGCCTATGCCCGCGCCGTGCCGGCCACCGGTTCCGGCGAGCTGGTGGCGGCGATGCGGGCGGCCGGCCTGACGAATTTCCGCATCTGGCCCGAGAGCGCGGGGGCGGAACGGGTGGTCAACATCTTCACCGCCCCGGTCGACGAGGCGAATGTACGGGCCGTCGGTTTCGACATGATGTCGGAAGCGACACGGCGCTCCACCATCGAGCGGGCGCGCGACAGCGGCGAGCCGGCCGCCACCCGCGCGATCACGCTGAAGATCGACGAGGCGGCGGGGGCGAAGCCCGCCCTCATCCTTTATCAGGCGACCTATCGCGGCGATCCGCTGCCGCCGTCTCTGGAGGCGCGGCAGGCCTCCTTCACCGGCGTGGTGGCGGTCCCGGTGCGGATCGGTTCTCTGGTGGACGGGCTGGTCGACGAGAAGCGGCCGGATATCGGCCCGGACGCCGGCCCGGACGCCGGCCCGGACACCGGCCCGGACACCGGCATCGAGATCTACGACGTGCCGCCGGCCGAGGCGGAATTCCCGCTCTACCGCAGCCGGCGCCCGCTGGAAACCACGGCCGCCATCAGCCTGACGCGGGAGTTGCCGGTGGGCGGCCGGGTCTGGACCGTCCGTTACGACAGCCTGCCCGATGGGGTGCTGACCGCCCATGAATGGGTGCCGGGGGCACTGCTGGTCGGCGGGATCGCGCTGAGCATCGCGCTGTCGCTGATCCTGCGCATGATGCTGGCGACCCATAGCCGTGCGGTCGAACTGGCGGGGAGGATGACGGCCTCGCTCCGCCTGCAGGAGGCTGAACGGCAGCAGCTGTTCACCCAGGCGCCGCTGGGGATCGCCCTGGTCGGCACGAACGGCCTCCTGACGGATTGCAACCCGGCCTTCGGCGCGGCGGCGGGACTGGCGCGGGAGGAACTGCTGGGCACCGACTTGCGGCTGCGCTTCGGCGACCAGGGGTCCGTCTTCGCGCTGGAGGCGGCGCTGCAGGGGGAAAGCGGCAGGCTGGAGTCCGACCAGCCGCTGGTGCTGGGCGGGCGGCGCAGCCATTTCAGCCTGCATTTCCAGCCCGTCATCCTGGCGGAAGAGCTGAAATTCGTCCTGGCCTTCGCCGAGGACATCGGCGAGAAGCGTCGGGCGGAGCAGCACATCCAGTATCTGGCGCATTTCGATGCGTTGACCGGCCTGCCCAACCGCATCCTGCTGTTCGACCGTATCGCCCAGGCTCTGCGCGAGGCGCGGCGCGAGGGCAGCAAGGTGGCGGTGCTGTTCATCGACCTCGACCGCTTCAAGGTGATCAACGACAGCCTGGGCCACAGCTTCGGCGACGAGGTGCTGCGGTCGGTGGCGCGGCGGCTGCGGTCGGGATTGCGCGAATCCGACACGGTCGGGCGGCTGGGCGGCGACGAGTTCCTGATCGTGCTGCGCCGCGTGATGGAGCCGGGGGATGCGGCGAGCGTGGCCGAGAAGGTGGTGGCGCATCTGGCCAGCCCCTTCACCGTCGGCGGCCAGAATTTCGTGGTGACGCCCAGCATCGGCATCAGCCTGTATCCCGACGACGCCGAAGACCCGGAAGGGCTGATCCGCTGCGCCGACATCGCCATGTACCACGCCAAGGAAAGGGGCCGGAACGGCTTCCGCTTCGTCACCAGGGAGATGGGCGCCAGATCGCGCGAGCGCATGGATCTGGAGGCCAGCCTGCGCAAAGCCATCCGCGAGGGGCAGCTGTTCCTGGTCTACCAGCCGCAGGTCGATACCCTGACCGGCCGGGTCGTCGGGTTGGAGGCGCTGATCCGCTGGCGCCACCCGGAGGAGGGGCTGATCCTGCCCGGCCGCTTTCTGCCGGTGGCGGAGGAGACCGGGCTGGTGCTGGCGATGGGCGACTGGGTGCTGTTCGAGGCCTGCGAGCAGATCCGGCGCTGGCGCTCGCGCCTGGGCCTGTCGATCCCGGTGGCGGTCAACGTCTCCGGCGCCCAGTTCCGCGACGGGCAGCTGCCGGCCAAGGTCGCCCGTGCCCTCGACGCCAACGGCCTGAGCGGGCCGGAGCTGGAGATCGAGGTGACCGAAAGCACCCTGATCGACGATGTCGAATCGGCGGCGGCGACGCTGGAGGCATTGAAGCAGCGCGGCGTTCTGATCGCGCTGGACGATTTCGGCACCGGCTATTCCAGCCTCAGCTACCTGCACCGGCTGCCGATCGACAAGCTGAAGATCGACCGTTCCTTCATCCACGATCTGTCGACCGGCGCCAGCGACGCCTCCGTCCCGCGCGCCATCGTCGGGCTGGGCCGCAGCCTGGGCCTGTCGGTGATTGCCGAGGGGGTGGAAACGCAGGAGCAGCTGCAGCTTCTGCGCGACCTGGCCTGTGAAAGCTACCAGGGCTTCCTGTTCAGCCGCCCGATCCCGGCCGAGGAGGTGGAACGGCTGCTGGGCAGGCAGGGCGCCGCCCATGCGGTGGCTGTGGAGTGA
- a CDS encoding adenine phosphoribosyltransferase translates to MNLKDHIRGIPDFPKPGILFYDVSPLLANGAAWKAAIDELAEAVRPHKPDLLVGIESRGFLVAAPLALALGIGFIMVRKHGKLPGDKIAHSYNLEYGTDTIEVQADAVKPGQRVVVLDDLLATGGTMVAAINLLRQVGADVRAAAFLVELTFLNGRDRIDVPSVSLMAYDS, encoded by the coding sequence ATGAACCTGAAAGACCATATCCGCGGCATTCCGGATTTCCCGAAACCCGGCATCCTGTTCTACGATGTCTCGCCGCTGCTGGCGAACGGCGCCGCCTGGAAGGCCGCCATCGACGAGCTGGCCGAGGCCGTGCGCCCGCACAAGCCGGACCTTCTGGTCGGAATCGAGTCGCGCGGCTTCCTGGTCGCCGCCCCGCTGGCCCTGGCGCTGGGCATCGGGTTCATCATGGTGCGCAAGCACGGCAAGCTGCCGGGCGACAAGATCGCCCATTCCTACAATCTGGAATACGGCACCGACACCATCGAGGTGCAGGCGGACGCGGTGAAGCCCGGCCAGCGCGTGGTGGTGCTGGACGACCTGCTGGCGACCGGCGGCACCATGGTCGCCGCCATCAACCTGCTGCGCCAGGTCGGCGCCGACGTCCGCGCCGCCGCCTTCCTGGTGGAACTGACCTTCCTCAACGGCCGCGACCGCATCGACGTGCCCAGCGTCTCGCTGATGGCCTACGATTCCTGA
- a CDS encoding methyl-accepting chemotaxis protein, producing the protein MAADRRAFGAEAGFFGLEAEERGLLASMGRLIDRSLPDLSERFYAHLSRWPETRKLLDAHGDLPGLKRQQADHWRLMFQDAGSPAHEARCRAAGEAHLRIGLEPSWYIGAYGVVLSDLLALVQGALRWCPATARRAMAAVTRAVSFDMDRTLAGYGLSEAEAAGGAGSGRQPGDFAAALMDRTIDVAIAINEAAVANAQMVGQLRAVDHESQGIAAATEETVTGIQEIWARSRDVAALAGEARSVTAEGGHTVQQAVARMEQIATAVDGAATRVGELSVASERIAEIVSTIEAIAKQTNLLALNATIEAARAGEAGKGFAVVASEVKNLSNQTARATEDIRLRIDALKAEMGAIVASMEGGTRAVAAGQQAIREVSERMADIGDHIGRTENRMSDIASILTQQSAAANQVASGTARIAESSASNSAAILRSVQATRGVEALLGNQLSQLMEQDIPGKIVKIAKVDHVIWKKRLADMLVGLETLRPDELASHEACRLGKWYYGPSSMAYRAHSAFARLETPHRLVHDHGKAAARAYLDGDIDRALAEVAEVERASKDVILLLDALDKAGLENGPTPVAAFGF; encoded by the coding sequence ATGGCGGCTGATCGGCGGGCATTCGGGGCGGAAGCGGGCTTCTTCGGGCTTGAGGCGGAGGAGCGCGGCCTTTTGGCGAGCATGGGGCGGTTGATCGACCGCAGCCTGCCTGACCTGTCCGAGCGCTTCTACGCCCACCTGTCGCGCTGGCCGGAGACCCGTAAGCTGCTGGACGCCCACGGCGACCTGCCCGGGCTGAAGCGGCAGCAGGCCGACCACTGGCGCCTGATGTTCCAGGACGCCGGTTCGCCGGCGCACGAGGCCCGCTGCCGGGCCGCCGGGGAGGCGCATCTGCGCATCGGGCTGGAGCCGTCCTGGTACATCGGCGCCTATGGCGTGGTGCTGAGCGACCTGCTGGCCCTGGTGCAGGGGGCGCTGCGCTGGTGCCCGGCCACGGCGCGGCGGGCGATGGCGGCGGTGACCCGCGCGGTGTCGTTCGACATGGACCGGACCCTGGCGGGCTACGGCCTGTCGGAGGCCGAAGCCGCCGGTGGTGCCGGGAGCGGGCGGCAGCCGGGCGATTTCGCCGCGGCTCTGATGGACCGCACCATCGACGTGGCGATCGCCATCAACGAGGCGGCGGTCGCCAACGCGCAGATGGTGGGGCAGCTGCGCGCGGTCGATCATGAATCCCAGGGCATCGCCGCGGCGACCGAGGAGACGGTGACCGGCATCCAGGAGATCTGGGCGCGCAGCCGCGACGTCGCGGCGCTGGCCGGGGAGGCACGGTCGGTGACCGCCGAGGGCGGCCACACCGTTCAGCAGGCGGTCGCCCGCATGGAACAGATCGCCACCGCGGTCGACGGGGCGGCGACGCGGGTCGGCGAATTGTCGGTCGCCTCCGAACGCATCGCGGAGATCGTCTCCACCATCGAGGCCATCGCCAAGCAGACAAATCTCCTGGCGCTGAACGCCACGATCGAGGCGGCGCGTGCCGGCGAGGCGGGCAAGGGCTTCGCCGTGGTGGCGAGCGAGGTGAAGAACCTGTCCAACCAGACTGCCCGCGCGACCGAGGACATCCGCCTGCGCATCGACGCGCTGAAGGCGGAGATGGGCGCCATCGTCGCGTCGATGGAGGGCGGCACCCGCGCCGTCGCCGCCGGCCAGCAGGCGATCCGCGAGGTCAGCGAGCGCATGGCCGACATCGGCGACCATATCGGCCGCACCGAAAATCGCATGTCCGACATCGCCAGCATCCTGACCCAGCAGTCCGCCGCCGCCAACCAGGTGGCTTCGGGAACCGCCCGCATCGCCGAAAGCAGCGCGTCCAACAGCGCCGCCATCCTGCGCAGCGTCCAGGCGACCCGCGGCGTGGAGGCCCTGCTGGGCAACCAGCTGTCCCAACTGATGGAGCAGGACATCCCCGGCAAGATCGTGAAGATCGCCAAGGTCGACCACGTCATCTGGAAGAAACGGCTGGCCGACATGCTGGTCGGGCTGGAAACCCTGCGCCCGGATGAGTTGGCAAGCCACGAGGCCTGCCGGCTCGGCAAATGGTATTACGGCCCGTCCTCGATGGCCTATCGCGCCCATTCCGCCTTCGCCCGGCTGGAAACCCCGCACCGGCTGGTCCATGACCACGGCAAGGCGGCCGCCCGCGCCTATCTCGACGGCGATATCGACCGCGCATTGGCCGAGGTGGCGGAGGTGGAGCGCGCGTCCAAGGACGTCATCCTCCTGCTCGACGCGCTCGACAAGGCCGGGCTGGAGAACGGCCCGACGCCGGTCGCCGCGTTTGGATTCTGA